A single Nomascus leucogenys isolate Asia chromosome 14, Asia_NLE_v1, whole genome shotgun sequence DNA region contains:
- the FBXO48 gene encoding F-box only protein 48, translating into MDKNSKRNNNSRVSHTEANSVDAEKEKNESQNNFVELLPAEVTFKIFSQLDIRSLCRASLTCRSWNDTIRDSDSLWKPHCMTVRAVCRREIDDDLESGYSWRVILLRNYQKSKVKHEWLSGRYSNICSPISLPEKIMYPMDADTWGEILEAELER; encoded by the exons ATGGATAAAAACTCCAAGAGAAACAATAATTCAAGAGTTTCTCACACAGAAGCGAATTCTGTGGAtgctgagaaggaaaaaaatgagagtcAAAACAACTTTGTTGAACTGCTGCCTGCAGaagtcacttttaaaattttcagtcaGCTGGACATTCGGAGTCTGTGCAGGGCTTCATTGACATGCAGGAGCTGGAATGACACAATAAGAGACAGTGACTCTTTATGGAAACCTCACTGCATGACTGTAAGAGCTGTGTGCCGAAGAGAAATAGATGACGATCTAGAAAGTGGTTATTCCTGGAGG GTAATACTGCTGAGGAATTACCAGAAGAGTAAAGTGAAACACGAATGGCTAAGTGGCAGATACAGCAACATTTGTTCTCCCATTAGCCTACCAGAAAAAATCATGTACCCAATGGATGCAGATACATGGGGGGAAATTCTAGAAGCAGAACTGGAAagataa